The window GTAGATTAATTTTTAATAAACTGCAATCATTTTTATCCTGTTCACAAATATTATTAAAAATAACCCATTACTATATTATGGCTGTTTGCCCGGTATGCAATGAAAAATTTGATTATGGGGATTATTATACCATGGCCATTCATTTTATAAATCTGGCCAGGGATAGTGATTCATATCATGTACAGTGGATTAACAGGAATATTTCCAGGGAAAAGATAAATGTGACTCAGTTTACATCCGCCATAGAAAATTTTTATAATATGGGCCATGGAGGAATTAAAGAATGGATAATAAATAAATTTGTGGAACAGTTCCGGGGAGAAAATCCACACCCATTTATATTAAAAATGCAGGGTTACAGCAGACCGGTTATGATGGGTTATGCAGTGGAGCATTATTTCTTTCTGAAACAGTGGGTTAAGTCCTGTTCAATAATAGTATCCAAGACAGATCTGGATGATGTCCAGAGATATGAAATAGAAAATATTCTGTCAGAATATTACGGCATAGGGAGAAAGAAGCCACATATAGAGCTTTTGCTGGAAATGGGTGAGGACCTTGGTATAGATAGAACCCAGATTTATGCCACAGAACCACTTGATGGCACTAAATTTGCCATTTCGCGCTGGAGGGATATCGCTAATAGATGCAACTGGATATGCATAATGGCGGCAATGCATTCACTGGAACTGGTGGCAAATAGAAAGTTAAATAACTATGGTGCAAGGTACAGTTACTTTAATCCAGAAATGCTTATTTCTCCCCTGGTGCCTGAAAGTGTTAAGAAGTTTCTGGGCGAGGGATACAGGAGCGACGACTCGCATTCCTTCAGGGCACTGGATTTAATAGCAAAGTACTGCCATGATTATAACATGGAAAGCATTCAGGATGCCTATCTTATGTCAGCATATGCCTTTGACAGGTACCTTGAGGCAAGGCTGGAAAGGGGTGAAATGTTTGAAAACTAATAATGAAACGGGATGTGCCCTGTGTGATGCCACGTGGGGAGAATATTACAGAGAAATAGAAAATGAGAAAATGTTTTTCTGCTGCAATATATGCGCTGATATATTTGAAAATATGGTTAATGAAGTTAAAAAGGAAACGGGCTGGGATCATATTGACAGTGTTGAGCTTCACGGAAATTATAGCATGGGGAGAAACTGCACAGCGACCAGTGGTGAAAATACATTCAAATATTATTTCAGGACATACAGCGATGGAAGAATGATGGAGTTCAAAAAATTGTAGTTACGCATAAAAATAAAAGTAAATATAGGTTTTCTAATTTGTATGTTATGACAATGGATACAGAGGGCAGGGATATAGAATACCGGACAGGCAGTGATAGAATTAGCGGATATCTGGCATCACCAAATGATGGAAAGGATCATCCGGGAGTAATAGTCATCCATGAAATATTCGGGCTGGACCCATATACAAGATCGGTTGCAGACAGAATGGCCTCAGAGGGCTATGTTGCCCTGGCACCAGACCTTTTCTCAAGCAGGAAGCTATCAGAGGTAATTACCAAAGATGGAATTGCAGCAACCATGGAATTCATTATGTCAATTCCGCCAGCGAAGCAACGGGACGAAGGTTATAGAGAAAAACTCCTGAACAGCATGGATGATGATAAGAGAAAAGTTATAATGGATACCTATAACACATTGCTAAAGAACAGGCCTGTTGACCTTCTCACAGAATATTTATCCTCAGGGATTGATTACCTTCATACACTGGAAAATGTCAATGGGAAAATAGGCAGTGTAGGGTTTTGTTTTGGGGGAGGCATGTCAATCAATCTTGGATGCACCGGGAAGGTAGATGCCACAGCAATATATTATGGAGAAAATCCTGAACCCCTGGATAAGTTAAAAAACGTAAAAAATGCCGTAATAGGATTCTATGCCGGGGAGGATAAAAGGATAACATCGAAAGTACCTGAACTTGTTTCCAAACTTTTTGAATATAATAAGGAGGTTTCTGTTAAGATTTACCCCGGGACGTACCATGCATTCTTCAACAGCACGAGGCCCTCAATTTATAACAGAAGAGCATCAGATGACTCCTGGAAGCTTCTTATGGCCTTTTATAAAGAGATATTCAATCAGTAACCTTCCAGAGTCAAATATATTCTATATTTCTGTTTTTATATTTTTATTCACATCCCGTGGCTTAACAAAACAATACATACCTTTATATTCATTCTTTTATAGAGAATTCATGGTCAATAATCTCAGTTCATTTGAAAGTGAAGTGAAAAATAATTATGGAAGGTCGGATATGGATTTCCCCAAGGGTAGCATAAAAATTCTTGACAGATCCATAGTTGAAATACTGATAAAAAATGCAAGAAAATCAAAAAGTGTGCAGTATAAATCCGGAGATAATGTGTACACGGCAACATTCAGCACATTCACAAAGCTTGATGATGATGGCATGGTTGGAGTTTATGGGGATGTGCCACAGGATAATGATGATGTAAGGGAAATTACATTCCTGGTAACCGGATTCCATGCAAATTGGGATACAGAAATTACCTTTTCAAAGGAGTATATGACTGCCATGCCTGAAAGAGAATTAAAGCATTTAATAAATTTCCAGAGGGCAGTCCTTGCAACAGGGGTTCTATAGAACCATATTTAACGATCCAGTAATCCCCTCCATAAAAATATTCAGAATAGTTCTGGATTTTCTTTCTCAATTCTTTCCATTGCCATATTGAATCCATCCATTATACGAATTACCGTAAATGATGAAATCAGCATTATCACTCCAACAATTGTAATTATATATGGAAAGTAAAGGAAACCGGAAGCGTACCCGAATACAAAGGCCATGACAGGTGATGAGCTCACGGAAAACATTGCCGTGAGGGAGTTGAATTTTCCTGTAATGCTGCTTGGTATTGAATTTATTACCATGGTTTCTATATAGATATTTACAAAGGCAAGTATAACCCCGGAGAAAAATGTTAGCACACCGTCCATGATGGGTATTCTATTGAATGATATAAGAACAAATATAATGCCGGTAAGGAAGATATAAAGTGCCATCAACCCCTTGCTATTCTGATGCCGCCTAAATATGGAATGCATTGACATTATACCCCCGGCAAGCATGCCTGCAGGGAACCCGGCAATAAAGAATGTATAATAAATGGAGCTGGCGTGCATAACAATATAGACAAGGCCGGATGCAAAAACATCAATAGCCACAAACATTCCGTTCAGTATCAGGGTAAGTAGGAGGAATGGTATGATGCTTTTCATTATTTTGAATGTGCTCCTGAAGCCATTTCTTACATTGCTGCGGTTTGAGACCTTCACAGTGTTGGGTATAAAAATCATTGCCATTGCAAGTATTGAAATCCCTATGAGGAGTTCATAAACATAATTATACTTCATGAAGATAAATGCACCTCCGACAAGAATCCCTGCTAGGGTAAAAATCCCGGAGGATAGCTGATCTGCTGACTGTGCACCGGCCATATGGTCAGCAGGTATGATTTCCTTGGTAAGTGCCCTGAAATCATCTGATACCACCCACATAAACATGGATGATAGAAAATCCACGGCATATATAATAAATAATCCATGCCCGGCAATAAGGAACGAGTATGTTATTACCATCATAAGATTTATTATAATATATATAAGATGACGGTCATACCTATCGATAATGGATCCCTCAGGTATGGCAATTATAAGGTATCCAAGAAAGGAAAATCCTGGAATCAGGCTTACCAGCAGGACTGAATGGTAGTTTGCAATGATTTCCCACATGAAATAAATATAGTAAGCTGTATTGCTGAATCTGGCTATATTCCTCGAAACGAGATACCTCACAAAGGCGCTTTTATTATGATGATAAAGTTCTGAGGTTAACATATAAATTTAACTTATACGTATATTTATATCTTATATATAAATTTGTGTTTATGGAAGAGAGGTACAGAGAGGTACTGAATGTGTACAGGAATCCTACAAAAACAAAAATCATCACCCTGCTTATAAACAATAAAAAAATGACGGTTACCGGCATGGCAAAGTATATTAAAACTACCAGGTCGAACCTGTATCAGATCATGTCAGAGCTTGTTTCTATTGGCATGGTCAACGATCCAGAAATCCGGCCAAAGAAAAACTATGTTGAAAAATATTACAGCCTCAATGAGGATTATTTTGCATTCCATGATGAGAAGATAGATGACGAAATAATGGGGCTTCCAGACGATCAGTATAGGGATACCCTGGCATCTTTCCTCATGGCACAGTCATTGAATCTCGGAATTATGGCATCTGCTGTGGAGAACATGCCTTTAAAGGATATCAGGGAAATAAGAGAGGACCGGAATCTGAATATAATGTCATTCGGTACAGTATCCAGGCAGGGAGCTTCATCAATATCAGGTGCATTAAATGAAGAACTAAAGAAAACCATTGATGATAGTGGTGATGATAGAGTATTTCTCTTTCTCATGCTTCCAACAAGGTTGATTGCAGGAAAAAAATAGAACCCATAAGGAGCAGAATGGCATTTAAACCGATAAATTGAATTATTAAGGATTTATTCAATGTTATGGATGATACAGACAACAGGATACTGTTCAATATGCTTAGAAATCCAAGGGGCAGGCTTTCTGATCTCTCGGAGGGGACACAACTAAGCGAGCAGGATGTGCATTACAGATTGAAAAGGATCAGAGAAAATAGCATACTTGAAAGATACATGCTTCATGTTAATCCAAAAATTTATGGCAATCAGGCGTTTTACATGGCATTTGCCACGGATACCGAATACCCCGGCCAGGTGGACGCTGTTATTCGATGTTTTGAAAAACTTACAGTTTTCGGAATTTCCGGAACGGAGAATGAACTCACCAAAAAGATCGGGGAAATGAAATCATACCTTGGAAATCCCGTCATGGAATACTCCCCCAAACAGGATTCCGTACCACTACAGCTTTCAGCTCTGGATAGCTTCATTCTGAAGGTTCTTTCCAGGGACCCAATGACACCTGCAGCCACCATAGCAAGAGAGGCTGAAAAAAGGGTAAAGCAGATAGAATCGCGCCTTGATTACATGGAAAGGCATAATGTATATTCCATAATACCAAAAATAAACCTCTCAAAGGTTAACCTCGTACTTGTTGCATTTTTCAGCAACAACGTGGAAGAAATAACAGATTCTATAGACCAGGATCTGGTATTGATACAGGACTCTATCTCGGGCCTGGTGCTTATATTCGAGCAGAATCTCATGAATGCCAAATCCATTGTAAATAAAATCAAGAGAGTTGACAGTGGTCTTGATGTCATGCTTGTATACGATTACAATTTCTTCAAATAACAGGAACTTGATACATATTTCCCATGCACTAATCTATATTTTGACTTTACAGGGTTATCCCTGGTTTTTCAGAGAACCGATCTTCCCTGTATTGCCTTTGCATAAAACAACTTCATGGAGCAACATATTCTATAACAAAACTAATATATAAGTAGATAATTAATTTAGGAATGCCTAATAAATCAGATGTCGGGCCTCCCTGCAAAAACCATGGAAATTCTGGCAGGCGCAGGAATATATGCAGGATAGAATCCTCTGCTGAAAACATGGAAGTAGCGCAGTATTACTCAGAACATGCACAGGACATAGATATTAAAACTTCAATAGAAAAAGGCAATTATATGGATGCCCTAGAAGGATTGAAACTTCTGGAGACCGGGTCTAAGGAGCCTGCATTCATTTATACCCTGGAGAGCCAGTGCCTTATCTCACTGGGTAGATACGCTGAGGCCAGAGAAAGGGCATCCATGGCACTTGATATAATTCCAGATTATATTCCAGCCATAAGCAGTTTTGCTATAGCAAGCGTGAATCTCGCGGAATTTGATGATGCATTCAATGCATATATGACAGCCCTGGGCATTACGCCGCAAGGCCCGGAATCTCATGCTTTCCTTGCTGAACTGCATTTAAAAATGCAGAATCCAGAGAATGCCATAAAGGAGGCTAAACTTGCATTAAGAGATCAAAAGAACAACATAAGGGCGAATAATGTTATTGTGTCCATAGAAAAATCAAGTGGTGATTATTATTCCTATCTTGATTCTACAATAGCAGCATACAGGAATACAGGACTGGATGAATATATCATTGCACTTATAGATTTTCTCCTTCATGTAAGTAGAAATACGGATGCACTTAGAATTGCAAAGGCATTCGCCAGGCGTGACCCATCCAGCACCCTGATAGGAGATAAACTTGCACATATATATATATGATTAATGGCAAACTTTCCAGTGCGGAAGGTATTTATAAAACCATGAAGGAAATAAACAATAATTACGAATCGGCCATGCTTTACCTGAGCTTCCTGGCGGAAACTGAACAGTATGGAGACCTGAACAGGGACATTGATCTATATATAAATAAATATGGTGATATGGAAGGCCTGCTCTACCTTAAATATTATGGTCTCTCAGTAACAGGAAACCATAGAAATGCAATAGAAATTATTAAGTCTCTTTA of the Ferroplasma sp. genome contains:
- a CDS encoding C2H2 type zinc finger domain-containing protein, with the translated sequence MAVCPVCNEKFDYGDYYTMAIHFINLARDSDSYHVQWINRNISREKINVTQFTSAIENFYNMGHGGIKEWIINKFVEQFRGENPHPFILKMQGYSRPVMMGYAVEHYFFLKQWVKSCSIIVSKTDLDDVQRYEIENILSEYYGIGRKKPHIELLLEMGEDLGIDRTQIYATEPLDGTKFAISRWRDIANRCNWICIMAAMHSLELVANRKLNNYGARYSYFNPEMLISPLVPESVKKFLGEGYRSDDSHSFRALDLIAKYCHDYNMESIQDAYLMSAYAFDRYLEARLERGEMFEN
- a CDS encoding TA0938 family protein, producing the protein MKTNNETGCALCDATWGEYYREIENEKMFFCCNICADIFENMVNEVKKETGWDHIDSVELHGNYSMGRNCTATSGENTFKYYFRTYSDGRMMEFKKL
- a CDS encoding dienelactone hydrolase family protein, whose protein sequence is MTMDTEGRDIEYRTGSDRISGYLASPNDGKDHPGVIVIHEIFGLDPYTRSVADRMASEGYVALAPDLFSSRKLSEVITKDGIAATMEFIMSIPPAKQRDEGYREKLLNSMDDDKRKVIMDTYNTLLKNRPVDLLTEYLSSGIDYLHTLENVNGKIGSVGFCFGGGMSINLGCTGKVDATAIYYGENPEPLDKLKNVKNAVIGFYAGEDKRITSKVPELVSKLFEYNKEVSVKIYPGTYHAFFNSTRPSIYNRRASDDSWKLLMAFYKEIFNQ
- a CDS encoding MFS transporter — encoded protein: MLTSELYHHNKSAFVRYLVSRNIARFSNTAYYIYFMWEIIANYHSVLLVSLIPGFSFLGYLIIAIPEGSIIDRYDRHLIYIIINLMMVITYSFLIAGHGLFIIYAVDFLSSMFMWVVSDDFRALTKEIIPADHMAGAQSADQLSSGIFTLAGILVGGAFIFMKYNYVYELLIGISILAMAMIFIPNTVKVSNRSNVRNGFRSTFKIMKSIIPFLLLTLILNGMFVAIDVFASGLVYIVMHASSIYYTFFIAGFPAGMLAGGIMSMHSIFRRHQNSKGLMALYIFLTGIIFVLISFNRIPIMDGVLTFFSGVILAFVNIYIETMVINSIPSSITGKFNSLTAMFSVSSSPVMAFVFGYASGFLYFPYIITIVGVIMLISSFTVIRIMDGFNMAMERIEKENPELF